The following proteins are encoded in a genomic region of Neochlamydia sp. AcF84:
- the radA gene encoding DNA repair protein RadA, giving the protein MAAKQKSAWYCSECGHKQYKWTGQCPQCTSWNSMHEEVEVVGAKTRFEAQQPIRTSRPVRLKEVSHKETPRIRTLLHEFDRLIGGGLVPGSLSLVGGDPGIGKSTLLLQISQALAMQGSIILYVCGEESVEQTSMRAQRLRIDSENLFLLSETNFSAIKAHIDQIKPDVLIIDSIQIVYKGEISSAPGSVSQVRETTTEFMHIAKGHQIATFLIGHVTKSGEIAGPRVLEHLVDTVLYFEGDKQNNYRMIRVVKNRFGPTDEIAVFQMQQAGLVEVPNPSQVFLEERRKEAIGSVIIPTIEGTRAILIETQALVTETFFSTPSRRCTGIDQNRLALLLAVLEKRMGYQLHRCDVFVSIAGGMRITEPGIDLGVLLSVASSMRNLQVDAETAVVGEVGLGGEIRSVTRIESRLKEAIHMGFQHCLIPKRNIKGIPPEISQKIGIIGVEFVEEAVQQLIR; this is encoded by the coding sequence ATGGCTGCTAAACAAAAAAGCGCCTGGTATTGCTCTGAATGTGGCCACAAGCAATATAAGTGGACCGGCCAATGCCCTCAATGTACTTCTTGGAATTCCATGCATGAGGAAGTAGAGGTAGTAGGCGCCAAAACACGCTTTGAAGCTCAACAGCCTATACGTACTAGTAGGCCCGTACGCTTAAAAGAAGTTTCTCATAAAGAAACACCCCGCATCCGCACCTTACTTCACGAATTTGATCGTTTAATTGGTGGAGGCCTCGTCCCTGGTTCTCTTTCTTTAGTCGGTGGAGACCCTGGAATTGGAAAATCTACTCTTCTATTGCAGATTTCTCAAGCACTAGCTATGCAAGGCTCTATTATTTTGTATGTTTGCGGAGAAGAGTCTGTGGAGCAAACCTCCATGCGTGCGCAACGTTTAAGGATCGATAGCGAAAATTTGTTCCTTTTAAGTGAAACCAATTTTTCCGCTATCAAGGCACACATCGATCAGATAAAGCCCGACGTTTTAATTATTGATTCCATCCAAATTGTTTATAAAGGCGAAATTTCTTCAGCACCTGGATCAGTTTCACAAGTACGCGAAACGACTACAGAGTTTATGCATATCGCCAAAGGACACCAGATTGCCACTTTTTTAATTGGCCATGTAACTAAATCTGGCGAAATAGCAGGCCCTCGAGTTTTAGAACACTTAGTAGACACTGTGCTCTATTTTGAAGGAGATAAACAGAATAATTATCGTATGATTCGTGTAGTGAAAAATCGCTTTGGCCCTACGGATGAAATTGCCGTATTCCAAATGCAACAGGCGGGCTTAGTGGAGGTGCCTAATCCTTCACAAGTCTTCTTAGAAGAACGTCGCAAAGAGGCGATTGGCTCTGTGATTATTCCTACTATAGAGGGAACGCGCGCTATCTTAATAGAAACCCAAGCTTTGGTTACCGAAACTTTCTTTAGTACCCCTTCTCGCCGCTGTACAGGAATTGATCAAAATCGGCTAGCCTTGTTATTAGCAGTTTTAGAAAAACGTATGGGCTACCAATTACATAGATGTGATGTATTTGTTTCCATTGCGGGCGGCATGCGTATTACAGAACCAGGCATTGATCTGGGTGTTTTATTATCTGTAGCCTCTTCTATGCGTAATCTACAAGTAGATGCTGAAACGGCCGTAGTTGGTGAGGTTGGTTTGGGAGGAGAGATTCGGAGTGTGACCCGCATAGAGAGCAGGCTTAAAGAAGCTATTCATATGGGCTTTCAACACTGTCTAATCCCTAAAAGAAATATTAAAGGTATTCCTCCAGAGATTTCCCAAAAAATCGGCATCATTGGAGTTGAGTTTGTAGAAGAAGCTGTCCAACAATTGATTAGATAA
- the rnc gene encoding ribonuclease III has protein sequence MNAYHELIKRATEIEHKIGYTFKDRTLLALAFVHRSYVNENKEVGKHNERLEFLGDSVLGMLIADYLYRYLPSTSEGELSVLRSRLVEASSCFNYVQKYDLGQYLLLGKGERMNDGRGRESILADLFEAIIGAIYLDGGLEVTTQFLFKNFSAEIEAILKMPLRNFKALFQDYCQKNFQQTPTYKVLGEEGPDHSKIFKICVMVHDQAKGYGHGSSKKEAQQAAAADALAHYRVIAI, from the coding sequence ATGAACGCCTACCATGAACTCATAAAACGTGCTACCGAGATAGAGCATAAGATTGGTTATACCTTTAAAGACCGAACTTTATTAGCTTTAGCTTTTGTTCATCGATCTTACGTTAACGAAAACAAAGAAGTGGGGAAGCACAATGAACGCTTAGAGTTTTTAGGAGATTCGGTTCTAGGCATGCTCATTGCAGACTATCTTTATCGCTACCTACCCTCCACCTCGGAGGGTGAACTCTCTGTTCTTCGTTCCCGTTTAGTAGAAGCCAGCTCCTGTTTTAATTATGTGCAAAAGTATGATTTAGGCCAGTATTTACTTTTAGGAAAGGGCGAAAGAATGAATGATGGGCGAGGACGTGAATCTATTTTAGCAGACTTATTTGAAGCGATTATTGGAGCCATTTACTTAGATGGAGGCTTAGAAGTCACCACGCAATTTTTATTTAAAAATTTTTCTGCGGAAATCGAAGCTATATTAAAGATGCCTCTGCGCAATTTCAAAGCCCTTTTTCAAGATTACTGCCAGAAGAACTTTCAACAAACCCCTACTTATAAAGTTCTAGGTGAGGAAGGACCTGATCACAGTAAAATTTTCAAAATATGTGTGATGGTTCATGATCAAGCTAAAGGATATGGACACGGCTCCTCTAAAAAAGAAGCTCAGCAAGCTGCTGCTGCAGATGCACTCGCTCACTATCGCGTTATTGCTATTTAA
- a CDS encoding lipoate--protein ligase family protein has translation MKWTILQDAVDTAQNNMDKDLKLLQNIGCTANPILRFYGWQGPCATYGYFINPLLFLDVAGMQKHGLQLGRRPTGGGIVFHLTDLAFSVIIPAKHPCYSLNTLDNYAWVNQQVAEAVKAFKNEIVTAFLKIEPLSTHELCRHFCMAKPTIYDVMVEGKKIGGAAQRRTREGFLHQGTLSIALPDESLLKAVLKKGTEVWEAMKSYSYVLEEGANANQLEEIRHQLRHLLVLQFEKTC, from the coding sequence ATGAAGTGGACCATTCTTCAGGACGCCGTTGATACTGCTCAAAACAATATGGATAAGGATTTAAAACTTTTGCAAAATATTGGGTGCACGGCAAATCCTATCCTGCGTTTTTATGGCTGGCAGGGCCCTTGTGCGACTTATGGATATTTTATTAATCCCTTGCTTTTTTTAGATGTTGCAGGAATGCAAAAGCATGGACTGCAGTTAGGGCGAAGGCCGACAGGAGGGGGAATAGTTTTCCATTTAACCGATCTAGCTTTCTCAGTGATCATACCTGCTAAACATCCCTGCTATTCTTTAAACACGCTTGATAATTATGCTTGGGTGAACCAGCAGGTGGCCGAGGCGGTAAAAGCATTTAAAAATGAAATTGTTACTGCTTTTTTAAAGATCGAACCTCTTTCTACCCATGAACTTTGCCGTCATTTTTGCATGGCAAAGCCTACCATTTATGATGTCATGGTTGAGGGTAAAAAGATCGGTGGGGCGGCACAACGGCGTACCCGTGAGGGCTTTTTACATCAAGGTACTTTATCTATTGCTTTGCCTGATGAGTCATTGCTTAAAGCTGTGCTAAAAAAAGGAACGGAGGTGTGGGAAGCGATGAAAAGTTATAGCTATGTTTTAGAAGAAGGGGCTAATGCTAACCAATTAGAAGAGATTCGCCACCAGCTACGACATTTACTGGTTCTACAATTTGAAAAAACTTGTTAA